In one Polaribacter sp. ALD11 genomic region, the following are encoded:
- a CDS encoding DUF4856 domain-containing protein encodes MKKVLLTFAFAASIISCSNNNVTNTVAPSTYKFERNGTSSVSFGGQTTRIKMGAEFLSALRNTSETVATLNAKFAHSAGDNNFSDADLNASSKNIRSKVAASTDFYSANTTDATAIKTQFDSWIEAQVNNVFPNWEIDASAGVAGKIQQAGGGSVRYVNKKGVEYNQLIAKSLIGGLMVDQILNNYLSTAVLDAGTNIADNNGDVLLSGKNYTSMEHKWDEAFGYLYGNEADVTAPTYDADKFLNEYLGKVKGNANFKGIDVVVYNAFKLGRAAITEKDYNTRDAQAAILKENISTVIAVRGIYYLQNGKLKLTSDKAAAFHALSEALGFVYSLQFTRKPNSTESYFTKAEVDGFMTKLQVGNGFWDITEATIDEVSNAIAAKFNFTTEQAGI; translated from the coding sequence ATTCGCTTTTGCTGCCTCAATAATTTCTTGTAGCAATAATAACGTAACAAATACAGTAGCTCCTTCAACGTATAAATTTGAAAGAAACGGAACTTCATCTGTAAGTTTTGGCGGACAAACAACAAGAATTAAAATGGGAGCAGAGTTTCTTTCTGCACTTAGAAACACTTCTGAAACGGTTGCTACGTTAAACGCAAAATTTGCTCATTCTGCAGGAGATAATAATTTTTCTGACGCAGATTTAAATGCATCTTCTAAAAACATTAGAAGTAAAGTTGCTGCCTCAACAGATTTTTACTCGGCAAATACTACGGATGCAACAGCAATAAAAACACAATTTGATTCTTGGATTGAAGCACAAGTAAATAATGTTTTTCCTAATTGGGAAATAGATGCTTCTGCAGGAGTTGCAGGTAAAATTCAACAAGCTGGTGGTGGTTCTGTAAGGTATGTTAATAAAAAAGGTGTAGAATATAATCAATTAATAGCTAAAAGTTTAATTGGTGGTTTAATGGTAGATCAAATTTTAAACAACTATTTAAGTACTGCTGTTTTAGATGCAGGAACAAATATTGCAGATAACAACGGAGATGTTTTATTAAGCGGTAAAAATTACACTTCTATGGAACATAAATGGGATGAAGCTTTTGGTTATTTATACGGAAACGAAGCAGATGTAACTGCACCAACTTATGATGCAGATAAATTTTTAAATGAATATTTAGGTAAAGTAAAAGGAAATGCAAATTTTAAAGGTATAGATGTTGTTGTTTACAATGCTTTCAAATTAGGAAGAGCTGCGATTACAGAAAAAGATTACAATACTAGAGATGCGCAAGCAGCAATCTTAAAAGAAAATATATCTACAGTTATTGCTGTTAGAGGAATTTACTATTTACAAAATGGTAAATTAAAATTAACATCAGACAAAGCAGCTGCTTTTCATGCATTGTCTGAAGCTTTAGGTTTTGTGTATAGCTTACAGTTTACAAGAAAACCAAATTCTACAGAATCTTATTTTACAAAAGCAGAAGTAGATGGTTTTATGACAAAATTACAAGTGGGTAATGGTTTCTGGGATATTACAGAAGCAACTATAGATGAAGTTTCTAATGCAATTGCTGCCAAATTCAATTTTACAACAGAACAAGCAGGAATATAA
- a CDS encoding imelysin family protein has translation MFKNFLILFILVITIYACSSSEKGEPAVTDSFDRSAMLVNIADNIIIPAYEDFSTKMNALKTTGETFTANPNQVNLDDLRASWLIAYKAWQHVEMFNIGKAEEIQFSFYMNIYPLTVKDVEDNITNGSYDLTSVNNHDAQGFPALDYLLYGVADTDATILEKYTTATNNDNYKKYITAVLNQMNTLTTSVVSDFKAQRNTFIASTQNTATSVVNQLINDYIFYYEKGLRANKFGIPVGVFSSTPLPEKVEGFYKNDVSKELALEALTAVKNLFEGKYYASSTVGLGFKDYLIKLNRTDIATSITNQFNLATTEINKLDKSFSIQINTDNTAMTKSFDELQKAVVLLKVDMLQAFNINVDYVDADGD, from the coding sequence ATGTTTAAAAATTTTTTAATACTTTTTATATTAGTAATTACAATTTATGCGTGTTCTTCATCTGAAAAAGGAGAACCAGCTGTAACAGATAGTTTCGATAGAAGTGCTATGTTGGTAAATATTGCAGACAACATCATAATACCTGCTTACGAAGATTTTAGCACTAAAATGAATGCTTTAAAAACTACTGGAGAAACGTTTACTGCAAACCCAAATCAAGTTAATTTAGATGACTTAAGAGCTTCTTGGTTAATTGCATATAAGGCGTGGCAACACGTAGAAATGTTTAATATTGGTAAAGCAGAAGAAATTCAGTTTTCATTTTATATGAATATTTATCCATTAACAGTAAAAGATGTTGAAGATAATATTACTAATGGAAGTTATGACTTAACAAGTGTTAATAACCATGATGCGCAAGGTTTTCCTGCATTAGACTACTTATTATACGGTGTTGCAGATACAGATGCTACTATTTTAGAAAAATACACAACTGCCACTAATAACGATAATTATAAGAAATATATTACAGCTGTTTTAAATCAAATGAACACGCTTACAACAAGTGTTGTATCAGATTTTAAAGCACAAAGAAATACGTTTATTGCAAGTACACAAAATACGGCTACAAGTGTTGTAAATCAACTAATAAACGATTATATCTTTTATTATGAAAAAGGGTTGAGAGCTAATAAATTTGGAATTCCAGTGGGTGTTTTTTCATCAACTCCATTACCAGAAAAAGTAGAAGGATTTTATAAAAATGATGTTTCTAAAGAACTGGCTTTAGAAGCTTTAACAGCTGTAAAAAATTTATTTGAAGGTAAATATTATGCTTCATCTACTGTAGGTCTTGGTTTTAAAGATTATTTAATAAAGTTGAATAGAACAGATATTGCAACAAGTATTACAAATCAGTTTAATTTAGCTACTACAGAAATTAATAAATTAGACAAGAGCTTTTCAATACAAATAAACACGGATAATACTGCAATGACAAAGTCTTTTGACGAATTACAAAAAGCTGTAGTTTTGCTAAAAGTAGATATGCTACAGGCATTTAATATTAATGTAGATTATGTTGATGCTGATGGAGATTAA
- a CDS encoding HTTM domain-containing protein, translating into MLNKRLKYNFKEQTSSAPLAIFRLFFGLMLFASIVRFWANGWIEKLYLVPKFNFTYFGFSWIQPLGNYTYLLFIICGLSALFVAFGYKYRIAIITFFLSFLYIELLDKTTYLNHYYFITILSFLLIFLPANAYFSVDAFIRKKQYKHIPKWTIDSIKLLLVIVYFYAGLAKLNSDWLFRAMPLKIWLPSKYDLPFIGENLMQQNWFHFAMSWSGMLYDLVIPFLLLYKRTRFVAFLFVIFFHVFTRVLFPIGMFPFIMIVSALIFFDAKLHYQIINFIKTYILKTKKTLVLVDDFHFSNGKRKVLLVLFGVFFVIQILLPWRYLLYPGELFWTEEGYRFSWRVMLMEKAGSTNFKIVNLESGTYFRVNNTDFLTSFQEKQMSYQPDFILEYAHFLGDHFTKQGHKNVGVFADSYVAINGRLSTKFIDEEVDLYQQKASLKHKDWVLPFQSEIKIKGI; encoded by the coding sequence ATGTTGAATAAAAGACTTAAATACAATTTTAAAGAACAAACAAGTAGTGCCCCTTTGGCAATATTTCGTTTGTTTTTTGGGCTGATGCTATTTGCAAGCATCGTTCGATTTTGGGCAAATGGTTGGATAGAAAAATTGTACTTAGTTCCAAAATTTAATTTCACCTATTTCGGTTTTAGTTGGATACAACCACTTGGGAATTATACCTATTTGCTTTTTATTATTTGTGGGCTGTCTGCACTCTTTGTCGCTTTTGGATATAAATACAGAATTGCAATTATCACCTTTTTTCTATCGTTTTTGTACATAGAATTGTTAGACAAAACTACCTATTTAAATCATTATTATTTTATAACGATTCTTAGTTTCTTGCTGATTTTTCTACCCGCTAACGCTTATTTTTCGGTAGATGCTTTTATCAGAAAAAAACAATACAAACACATACCAAAATGGACTATCGATAGTATTAAACTGTTATTAGTAATCGTTTATTTTTATGCTGGTTTAGCGAAACTAAATTCAGATTGGTTGTTTAGAGCAATGCCTTTAAAAATTTGGTTGCCATCTAAATATGATTTGCCATTTATTGGCGAAAATTTAATGCAGCAAAACTGGTTTCACTTTGCGATGAGTTGGTCTGGTATGTTGTATGATTTGGTAATTCCTTTTTTATTGTTGTATAAGAGAACACGTTTTGTAGCTTTTCTATTCGTAATTTTTTTCCATGTATTTACAAGAGTTTTGTTTCCAATTGGTATGTTTCCTTTTATTATGATTGTTTCTGCACTAATTTTCTTTGATGCAAAATTGCATTATCAAATTATAAACTTTATAAAAACATACATTTTAAAAACAAAAAAAACACTTGTATTAGTAGATGATTTTCATTTTTCAAACGGTAAAAGAAAAGTACTTTTAGTTTTATTTGGTGTGTTTTTTGTCATTCAAATTTTACTTCCTTGGCGTTATTTACTATATCCAGGAGAGTTGTTTTGGACAGAAGAAGGCTATCGTTTTTCATGGAGAGTGATGCTCATGGAAAAAGCAGGAAGCACTAATTTTAAAATTGTAAACTTAGAATCTGGTACTTATTTTAGAGTAAATAACACCGACTTTTTAACCTCATTTCAAGAAAAACAAATGAGCTATCAGCCAGATTTTATATTAGAATACGCACATTTTCTAGGAGACCATTTTACAAAACAAGGCCATAAGAATGTTGGTGTTTTTGCAGACAGTTATGTAGCTATAAACGGTAGATTAAGTACGAAATTTATAGATGAAGAAGTCGATTTATATCAGCAAAAAGCATCATTAAAACATAAAGATTGGGTGTTGCCATTTCAATCAGAAATAAAAATTAAAGGAATATAA
- a CDS encoding TonB-dependent receptor plug domain-containing protein yields the protein MKFRILIILSILLQTSVFSQYKITGVIVSEGNKPINKVQIYDETGGLLAQTGILGKFSFSTEKTKLPLIFYVEEYRLKNVFVQLKDFANLKVTLDNFSENLSEIQIKARKEKVFELKRLKDVEGTSIFAGKKTEVILVNQSTANLATNNARQIFNQIAGLNIYQNDDAGLQLNIGGRGLDPNRTANFNTRQNGYDISADVLGYPESYYTPAAESLEEIQVIRGAASLQYGTQFGGLVNFVTKKPTKEQEIVFRNTAGSFGLFTNFTSLSDTQGKWSYYTFLNYKRGDGFRPNSNFESKNAFVHVGYQFNEKSNLSLELTVLDYLAQQAGGLTDAMFNEAPYQSNRARNWFQVKWFLYNLKWEHKFSNKTNFSFNFFGLDASRDALGFRTNRVNQVDPGSERDLIKGTFKNFGFETRLLSNYRIFDRKATFLIGTKFYKANNTNMQGPGSDGSDADFEMRLDKYPNYPRQSDSRFPNLNVSLFGENIFYVNDKLSITPGFRMEYINTKRDEIIKDIVTDAAGNVINDNLRDEEESNERNFILLGVGTSYKYSKSLEFYGNISQNYRSVTFSDISTANPAFEISPDITDEKGFTIDAGLRGNYKNYFSYDANVFGVFYNDRINIYTRADGKAERDNIGDARILGIESLIDFNLKKVFDMNSEYVLNYFINSSFITSEYTKSEKNGVVGNEVEFIPNINLKTGIRFGYNNFLSSLQYSYLSRQFSDATNAPGGSISGVTGEIPAYSILDFSMSYTYKFAKLEAGVNNVLDNSYFTRRATGYPGPGIIPSAPRNYYVGLELKF from the coding sequence ATGAAATTTAGGATACTAATTATATTATCAATCTTGTTGCAAACAAGTGTTTTTAGTCAATATAAAATAACGGGGGTTATTGTTTCAGAAGGAAATAAACCGATTAATAAAGTTCAGATTTATGACGAAACAGGCGGTTTATTAGCACAAACTGGCATTTTAGGAAAGTTTAGTTTTTCTACAGAGAAAACAAAATTACCCTTAATTTTTTATGTGGAAGAATATCGCCTTAAAAACGTATTTGTTCAATTAAAAGATTTTGCAAATTTAAAAGTAACCTTAGATAATTTTTCAGAGAATTTATCTGAAATTCAAATTAAAGCAAGAAAAGAAAAAGTTTTTGAATTGAAGCGTTTAAAAGACGTAGAAGGAACTTCAATATTTGCAGGAAAAAAGACCGAAGTTATTTTAGTAAATCAATCTACAGCAAATTTAGCAACCAATAATGCACGTCAGATTTTTAATCAAATTGCAGGTTTAAATATTTATCAGAATGACGATGCAGGTTTGCAATTAAATATTGGTGGTAGAGGCTTAGATCCAAATAGAACAGCCAATTTTAATACACGTCAAAATGGGTATGATATTAGTGCAGATGTTTTAGGATACCCAGAAAGTTATTACACGCCAGCAGCAGAAAGTTTAGAAGAAATTCAAGTAATTAGAGGTGCAGCTTCACTTCAATACGGTACACAGTTTGGTGGTTTGGTAAATTTTGTCACTAAGAAACCAACAAAAGAACAAGAGATTGTTTTTAGAAATACTGCAGGTAGTTTTGGGTTGTTTACCAACTTTACAAGCTTAAGTGATACGCAAGGAAAATGGAGCTATTATACGTTTTTAAACTATAAAAGAGGAGACGGATTTAGACCAAACTCTAATTTTGAATCTAAAAATGCCTTTGTGCATGTTGGGTATCAATTTAATGAAAAAAGTAACCTTTCTTTAGAGTTAACAGTTTTAGATTATCTCGCGCAACAAGCTGGTGGTTTAACAGATGCTATGTTTAATGAAGCCCCCTACCAAAGCAATAGAGCGCGTAATTGGTTTCAAGTAAAATGGTTTTTGTATAACTTAAAATGGGAACATAAATTCTCTAATAAAACCAATTTTTCTTTTAATTTCTTCGGATTAGATGCGTCTAGAGATGCGCTAGGTTTTAGAACAAATAGAGTAAATCAAGTAGATCCTGGTTCTGAAAGAGATTTGATAAAAGGAACTTTTAAGAATTTTGGTTTTGAAACCAGATTATTAAGTAATTATAGAATATTCGATAGAAAAGCAACTTTTTTAATAGGAACAAAGTTTTACAAGGCGAACAATACAAATATGCAAGGTCCTGGTTCAGATGGCTCCGATGCAGATTTTGAAATGCGCTTAGATAAATATCCTAATTATCCGAGACAATCAGACAGTAGGTTTCCTAATTTAAATGTGTCTTTATTTGGTGAAAATATTTTTTATGTAAATGATAAATTGTCTATAACTCCTGGTTTTAGAATGGAATATATTAACACCAAAAGAGATGAGATTATAAAGGATATTGTTACAGATGCTGCAGGAAACGTAATTAATGATAATTTAAGAGATGAGGAAGAATCTAATGAAAGAAACTTTATCCTATTAGGTGTTGGAACCAGTTATAAATACAGTAAATCGTTAGAGTTTTATGGAAACATTTCTCAGAACTATAGATCTGTAACTTTTTCTGATATTAGTACTGCAAACCCAGCTTTTGAAATTTCACCAGACATTACAGATGAAAAAGGGTTTACTATTGATGCTGGTCTTAGAGGAAATTATAAAAATTATTTTTCTTATGATGCCAATGTATTTGGAGTCTTTTATAACGACAGGATTAACATTTATACAAGAGCAGATGGTAAAGCCGAAAGAGATAATATTGGTGATGCAAGAATTTTAGGAATTGAAAGTTTAATCGATTTTAATTTGAAGAAAGTTTTTGATATGAATTCAGAGTATGTTTTAAATTACTTTATAAATTCATCATTTATTACTTCAGAATATACAAAATCAGAAAAAAATGGTGTTGTTGGTAATGAAGTTGAGTTTATTCCGAACATAAACTTAAAAACAGGTATTCGTTTTGGGTATAATAACTTTTTATCGAGCTTACAATACTCTTATTTATCTCGTCAGTTTTCTGATGCTACAAATGCACCTGGAGGAAGTATTAGTGGGGTCACAGGAGAAATACCAGCCTATAGTATTTTAGACTTTTCTATGTCTTATACCTACAAGTTTGCAAAGCTAGAAGCAGGTGTAAATAATGTATTAGACAATTCTTATTTTACAAGAAGAGCAACAGGTTATCCAGGACCAGGAATTATACCTTCTGCGCCCAGAAATTACTATGTTGGTTTAGAATTAAAGTTTTAA
- the guaB gene encoding IMP dehydrogenase — translation MTAHNNKILGEGLTYDDVLLIPAYSEVLPREVSIQTKFTRNITINVPIASAAMDTVTESALAIAIAREGGIGVLHKNMTIEQQAQEVRKVKRAESGMILDPFTLPLTATVLDAKASMQEHSIGGIPIIDDNGTLKGIVTNRDLRFEHDGKKPIVDVMTSENLVTAAVGTSLNDAEKILQNYKIEKLLIVDDAFKLKGLITFRDITKVTQKPIANKDTFGRLRVAAALGVTSDAVERAQALVNAGVDAVIIDTAHGHTKGVVTVLKQVKAKFPDLDVVVGNIATGAAAKYLVEAGADAVKVGIGPGSICTTRVVAGVGFPQFSAVLEVAAAIKGSGVPVIADGGIRYTGDIPKAIAAGADCVMLGSLLAGTKESPGETIIYEGRKFKSYRGMGSVEAMKQGSKDRYFQDVEADIKKLVPEGIVGRVPYKGDLDESIHQFIGGLRAGMGYCGAKDIETLKETGQFVRITASGINESHPHDVAITKESPNYSRR, via the coding sequence ATGACAGCACACAACAACAAAATTTTAGGTGAAGGATTAACATATGACGATGTTCTTTTAATTCCAGCCTATTCAGAAGTACTTCCAAGAGAAGTAAGTATACAAACAAAATTTACTAGAAATATTACCATTAACGTACCAATTGCATCGGCAGCAATGGACACTGTTACAGAGTCTGCTTTGGCAATTGCTATTGCAAGAGAAGGTGGTATTGGTGTTTTACATAAAAACATGACTATTGAGCAACAAGCGCAAGAAGTTAGAAAAGTAAAACGTGCAGAATCTGGTATGATTCTAGATCCTTTTACACTTCCTTTAACAGCAACTGTTTTAGATGCAAAAGCAAGCATGCAAGAACATAGTATTGGAGGAATTCCTATTATTGATGATAACGGAACTTTAAAAGGAATTGTTACCAATAGAGATTTGCGTTTTGAGCATGATGGAAAAAAGCCAATTGTAGATGTAATGACAAGTGAAAACTTAGTTACTGCAGCTGTTGGAACTTCTTTAAATGATGCTGAAAAAATTCTTCAAAATTATAAAATTGAAAAACTTTTAATTGTTGATGATGCCTTCAAGTTAAAAGGGTTAATTACATTTAGAGATATTACTAAAGTGACTCAGAAACCAATTGCAAACAAAGATACTTTTGGTAGATTAAGAGTTGCTGCTGCGTTAGGTGTTACTAGTGATGCTGTAGAAAGAGCACAAGCTTTGGTAAATGCTGGTGTAGATGCTGTAATTATTGATACGGCGCACGGACATACCAAAGGTGTAGTTACTGTTCTAAAACAAGTAAAAGCTAAGTTTCCAGATTTAGATGTTGTTGTTGGTAATATTGCAACAGGTGCTGCTGCTAAATACTTAGTTGAAGCAGGAGCAGATGCAGTAAAAGTTGGTATTGGGCCTGGTTCTATTTGTACAACAAGAGTTGTTGCAGGTGTTGGTTTTCCTCAGTTTTCTGCTGTTTTAGAAGTTGCAGCAGCTATTAAAGGTAGCGGAGTTCCTGTAATTGCAGATGGAGGAATTCGTTATACTGGAGATATACCAAAAGCAATTGCTGCTGGTGCAGATTGTGTTATGTTGGGTTCTTTATTAGCAGGAACAAAAGAATCTCCTGGTGAAACAATTATTTACGAAGGGAGAAAATTTAAGTCTTATAGAGGAATGGGATCTGTTGAAGCCATGAAACAAGGTTCTAAAGATCGTTATTTTCAAGATGTTGAAGCAGATATTAAGAAATTAGTTCCTGAAGGAATTGTAGGTAGAGTTCCTTATAAAGGAGATTTAGATGAAAGTATTCATCAGTTTATTGGTGGTTTACGAGCAGGAATGGGATATTGTGGTGCAAAAGATATAGAAACGCTAAAAGAAACTGGGCAATTTGTAAGAATTACCGCAAGTGGAATTAATGAAAGTCATCCGCATGATGTTGCTATTACAAAAGAATCTCCGAATTATAGTAGAAGATAA
- a CDS encoding YqhA family protein — protein MKKPFYSFRYISWIAIVFSLLGSFLLFVVGALKTLNAFRVFFLSYIPEGKEHLHIVDIGITYLIKSLDTFLIALVLFIFAHGIYTLFISNTSSVKNNGVLNWIQTPNIGHLKNILAEVIVIILFVKFLEIVFVNIDNLQWNLLILPISIVLMAVGLKVLKLNKDENSKD, from the coding sequence ATGAAAAAACCATTTTACTCCTTCAGATACATAAGTTGGATTGCTATTGTCTTTTCACTTTTAGGATCCTTCCTTTTATTTGTTGTAGGCGCTTTAAAAACATTAAATGCATTTCGTGTTTTCTTTTTAAGTTATATTCCAGAAGGTAAAGAACATTTACATATAGTAGATATTGGAATTACATACCTTATAAAATCTTTAGATACATTTTTAATTGCATTAGTCCTCTTTATTTTTGCACACGGCATATATACTTTGTTTATTTCGAACACATCTAGTGTTAAAAACAATGGTGTGCTAAACTGGATTCAAACACCAAATATTGGTCATTTAAAAAATATTTTGGCCGAAGTTATTGTCATTATTCTATTCGTAAAATTCCTAGAGATTGTTTTTGTAAATATTGATAACCTACAATGGAATCTACTAATACTTCCTATTTCAATTGTTTTAATGGCAGTCGGGTTAAAAGTATTAAAATTGAATAAAGATGAAAATAGTAAGGATTAG
- a CDS encoding aldehyde dehydrogenase family protein, with translation MANVTKPVFKERYGNFIGGKFVAPVKGQYFDNVSPVDGKVFTQAARSTQEDIDLALDAAHEAFPTWSTSSATERSNALLKIAQVMEDNFEYLATLETIDNGKPIRESRAADIPYCIDHFRYFAGVIRADEGSISEHDKNTVSIVLHEPIGVVGEIIPWNFPMLMLAWKIAPALAAGCTAVVKPAEQTPTSVIALMELIGDILPAGVLNIVTGFGAEAGAALATSKRIAKLSFTGSTETGRKVLHNAAENIIPVTMELGGKSPNVFFPSVADQDDDFYSKAIEGALMFALNQGEICTAPSRILVHEDIADDFIEKMKVRLKAIKTGNPLDPETMIGSQVSKPQYDKILSYIKIGKEEGAEVVAGGDAGNYEGELSEGYYIQPTVLKGKNNMRVFQEEIFGPVVALTTFSSTEEAIAIANDTPYGLGAGVWSRDAHELFQVPRAIQAGRVWVNQYHTYPAHAPFGGVKESGFGRENHKMALDHYRVVKNMLISYDKKPMGFF, from the coding sequence ATGGCAAATGTAACTAAACCTGTATTCAAAGAAAGATATGGGAACTTTATTGGCGGTAAATTCGTTGCTCCTGTTAAAGGGCAGTATTTCGATAACGTATCTCCAGTAGACGGTAAAGTATTTACCCAAGCAGCACGTTCAACTCAAGAAGATATTGATCTTGCTCTTGATGCTGCTCACGAAGCGTTCCCAACTTGGAGCACATCATCAGCTACAGAACGTAGTAATGCTTTATTAAAAATTGCACAAGTAATGGAAGACAACTTCGAATACCTTGCAACTTTAGAGACTATCGATAATGGGAAACCAATTCGTGAGTCTCGTGCAGCAGATATTCCTTACTGTATTGATCATTTCCGTTATTTCGCAGGAGTTATTCGTGCAGATGAAGGAAGTATTTCTGAACACGACAAAAACACTGTAAGTATCGTATTACATGAACCTATAGGTGTTGTTGGAGAAATTATCCCATGGAACTTTCCAATGTTAATGTTAGCTTGGAAAATAGCGCCAGCTTTAGCAGCAGGTTGTACAGCGGTTGTAAAACCAGCAGAACAAACTCCTACAAGTGTTATTGCTTTAATGGAACTTATTGGTGATATTTTACCAGCAGGTGTATTAAACATTGTAACTGGTTTTGGTGCAGAAGCTGGTGCAGCTTTAGCAACGTCTAAACGTATTGCAAAACTTTCTTTCACAGGTTCTACGGAAACTGGACGTAAAGTTTTACACAATGCAGCAGAAAACATTATTCCTGTAACTATGGAATTAGGAGGTAAATCACCTAACGTATTTTTTCCATCTGTAGCAGATCAAGACGATGATTTCTATAGCAAAGCTATTGAAGGTGCATTAATGTTTGCACTAAACCAAGGAGAAATTTGTACAGCTCCGTCTCGTATTTTAGTGCACGAGGATATCGCTGACGATTTCATCGAAAAAATGAAAGTACGTTTAAAAGCAATTAAAACAGGTAATCCATTAGATCCTGAAACAATGATTGGTTCTCAAGTTTCTAAACCACAATACGATAAGATTCTTAGCTATATTAAAATTGGTAAAGAAGAAGGTGCAGAAGTTGTAGCTGGTGGTGATGCTGGTAACTATGAAGGAGAACTTTCTGAAGGATACTACATTCAACCTACAGTATTAAAAGGTAAGAATAACATGCGTGTCTTCCAAGAAGAAATTTTTGGCCCAGTTGTAGCTTTAACAACATTCAGTTCTACTGAAGAAGCTATCGCAATCGCAAATGACACACCTTATGGTTTGGGTGCAGGTGTTTGGTCTCGTGATGCTCACGAATTATTCCAAGTTCCACGTGCTATTCAAGCCGGTAGAGTTTGGGTAAACCAATACCATACGTATCCTGCTCACGCTCCTTTTGGTGGTGTGAAAGAATCAGGATTCGGTCGTGAAAACCACAAAATGGCTTTAGATCATTATCGTGTTGTAAAAAACATGTTAATCTCTTATGACAAGAAACCAATGGGATTCTTTTAA
- a CDS encoding AraC family transcriptional regulator, with translation MPIENIPEIYFKKKNEPQDIFVYDFKMTNDVVKSKVNLSMNMFSFLQVGKKQVHFANTSKAVNNKQSLLLKKGNWLWTELLDTEAVYYCKLFFFSEKKLTDFLSKYTNNVKPYKEDVPYFVIENDDYLAAFINSLSSTTFTDHSFSDALLVLKFEEIMLYLLNKYGSSFEYYLHSLISKEVSPFKSIVESNVYSNLKLEEIAFLCNMSLSTFKRHFTNEYKEPPGKWLQEKRLQKAKELLQKGDLKASDIYLDIGYNNLSNFSVAFKKKFGMSPTDISK, from the coding sequence ATGCCTATAGAAAATATTCCTGAGATATATTTTAAGAAGAAAAATGAACCACAAGACATATTTGTTTATGATTTTAAAATGACCAACGATGTCGTAAAAAGTAAAGTCAATCTAAGTATGAATATGTTTAGCTTTCTTCAAGTAGGAAAAAAACAAGTACATTTTGCGAATACCTCAAAAGCAGTAAATAACAAACAATCTTTATTATTAAAAAAAGGGAATTGGTTATGGACAGAATTATTAGACACAGAAGCTGTTTATTACTGTAAGCTTTTCTTTTTTTCTGAAAAAAAACTTACAGATTTTTTAAGTAAGTATACCAATAATGTAAAACCTTACAAAGAAGATGTGCCCTATTTTGTAATAGAAAATGATGATTATTTAGCCGCTTTTATAAACTCTCTCTCTTCTACTACATTTACAGACCATAGTTTTAGTGATGCTTTATTGGTTTTAAAATTTGAAGAGATTATGTTGTATTTGCTCAATAAATACGGATCGAGTTTCGAATATTATTTGCACTCTTTAATTTCTAAAGAGGTTTCTCCTTTCAAGAGCATTGTAGAAAGTAATGTGTACTCTAATTTAAAATTAGAAGAAATTGCTTTCTTATGTAATATGAGTTTATCTACTTTTAAGCGTCATTTTACAAACGAATATAAAGAACCACCTGGAAAATGGCTTCAAGAAAAACGCTTACAAAAAGCAAAAGAACTGTTACAAAAAGGAGATTTGAAAGCTTCTGATATTTATCTAGATATTGGTTATAACAACCTGTCTAACTTTAGTGTAGCTTTTAAAAAGAAATTCGGAATGAGTCCAACAGATATTTCAAAATAA